The Mucilaginibacter terrenus genome has a segment encoding these proteins:
- a CDS encoding sensor histidine kinase — MEIFLYIASFLLIRRLLSSTKFTPLGPKWKLVLNTASVGVWVVYVVASDQFEDTYDLFLGAFVLLGIVYYFLNQEDFKPMHSFIKVHYPLAAITIVVALIDLIAPKFGGRYNNWTGTAILLGFAWIFARWANSRKQEQEMRMVSMQNLELDRLVAERTAELTNQRNELQDALQQLKTTQQQLIQSEKLASLGELTAGIAHEIQNPLNFVNNFSDVSMELIDEMAEELTKGDTEEAIAIATDIKQNLEKIRHHGKRADGIVKGMLQHSRASSNTKEATNVNTLADEYLRLAYHGLRAKDKSFNSELVTNFAPTLPLVNIVPQDVGRVLLNLFNNAFYAVQQKQKLGLEGFKPIVELTTGVSHSGGHSSIIITVKDNGTGIPEDIKDKILQPFFTTKPTGEGTGLGLSLSYDIIVKAHGGTIDIDSKEGKWTKFTITLPIETKQQ; from the coding sequence ATGGAAATATTTTTATACATCGCTTCTTTTTTACTGATAAGGCGACTGCTCAGTTCAACCAAGTTCACACCGCTTGGCCCCAAATGGAAGCTGGTACTTAATACTGCCAGCGTTGGTGTTTGGGTAGTGTATGTTGTTGCATCGGATCAGTTTGAAGATACCTACGATCTGTTCTTAGGCGCGTTTGTGCTGCTGGGGATTGTCTATTATTTTCTAAATCAGGAAGATTTTAAACCGATGCATTCCTTTATCAAGGTGCATTATCCTTTAGCAGCTATTACGATTGTAGTAGCACTTATAGACCTTATAGCCCCAAAGTTTGGTGGACGCTACAACAACTGGACTGGTACGGCTATACTGCTGGGTTTTGCCTGGATATTTGCCCGTTGGGCCAATTCCAGAAAGCAGGAGCAGGAAATGCGCATGGTAAGCATGCAAAACCTGGAACTGGACAGGCTTGTAGCCGAGCGTACAGCCGAGCTAACGAACCAGCGTAATGAGTTGCAGGATGCGCTTCAACAGCTTAAAACCACTCAACAGCAGCTTATCCAAAGCGAAAAGCTCGCTTCATTAGGCGAACTTACTGCTGGTATAGCGCATGAGATACAAAATCCTCTCAACTTTGTAAACAACTTTTCGGACGTAAGTATGGAACTTATAGACGAGATGGCCGAAGAACTTACTAAGGGCGACACTGAAGAGGCTATTGCGATAGCGACTGATATCAAGCAAAATCTGGAGAAAATACGCCATCATGGCAAACGCGCTGATGGTATTGTAAAAGGTATGCTACAGCACAGTCGTGCAAGCAGCAACACAAAAGAAGCTACTAATGTAAATACCCTTGCCGACGAATACCTGCGCCTGGCATATCATGGGCTGCGTGCAAAGGATAAAAGCTTTAACTCCGAGCTAGTCACCAACTTTGCCCCAACGCTGCCACTTGTAAACATAGTTCCGCAGGATGTAGGCAGGGTTTTGTTAAACCTTTTTAACAACGCATTTTACGCCGTTCAGCAAAAACAAAAGCTCGGCTTGGAAGGATTTAAACCAATAGTAGAGTTGACGACAGGTGTATCGCATTCAGGTGGCCATTCCTCCATAATTATTACGGTTAAGGATAATGGTACAGGCATTCCCGAGGATATCAAGGACAAGATTTTACAGCCTTTTTTCACCACAAAACCTACCGGTGAAGGCACAGGGCTTGGTTTATCGCTTAGTTATGATATAATAGTGAAGGCACATGGTGGTACAATAGATATCGACAGTAAAGAAGGCAAGTGGACAAAGTTCACCATCACACTGCCAATAGAAACCAAACAACAATAG
- a CDS encoding ATP-binding protein — MKRFGYLLMSMFLLCRVAAGQDAGFPSAFHIKADTGTYVKVPASSWQYLTEREGEVLQFPAVKGLESRFKYVKEGKRQNIKGNLVYWLRFGIVNDLRYPIKITLKGQAKTSEIFAKLPDGKWHRYITGISVPWSLKSGLKRINNTIYVIPPGDSVTFYRRDEPRSNGTPSALFIGFADRVVAAEYINNDKFLSDIIINSSVCGFLLFAAIFNFFFYYTVREKVYLYYAVLLVLVAISSISRPLEHLALREYPTLSDRVSGIILVFVFYLGFILSGMFLRTSENYPKWNKVFMPLCHCFAAVATLNYLLLNASNLVRGVLTVTLALITAVIAVGIVVTIVTDIIKRRAATRLFVLAVSPFIFCFIMVVVVGIVLNQNTSVMEYFTNFSLLWAVIALSWSLFGRFKDIEQQNTLQILENERIAREAEQQKAKLIAEQNEWLEKEVTERTAELNQSLTELKQTQSQLIQSEKMASLGELTAGIAHEIQNPLNFVNNFSEVSIELIDEMEIELANGDKEEAIAIAGDVKQNLEKIRHHGQRADSIVKGMLQHSRATSGQKEPTDLNKLADEYLRLAYHGLRAKDKSFNAELVMDYEESLPAVNIVPQDVGRVLLNLFTNAFYATQQKAKVSDSGYKPQVEVRTYSTPSGGCVVSVADNGTGIPAEIRDKIMQPFFTTKPTGEGTGLGLSLSYDIVVKGHNGKIDVETVQGQYTKFIIWLPAKT; from the coding sequence ATGAAAAGATTTGGTTACCTGTTGATGTCTATGTTCTTATTGTGTCGCGTCGCAGCAGGGCAAGATGCCGGCTTTCCATCAGCTTTTCATATCAAGGCAGATACGGGCACTTACGTGAAAGTACCGGCAAGCAGCTGGCAGTATTTAACGGAACGTGAAGGTGAGGTGCTTCAATTCCCAGCCGTAAAAGGATTAGAAAGCCGTTTCAAGTATGTAAAAGAAGGTAAACGGCAGAACATAAAAGGTAATCTGGTCTATTGGTTAAGATTCGGCATAGTTAACGATCTGAGGTATCCTATTAAAATAACCCTTAAAGGACAGGCGAAAACATCAGAGATATTCGCAAAGTTGCCCGATGGCAAATGGCATCGCTATATAACGGGTATTAGTGTGCCCTGGAGTCTAAAAAGCGGTCTTAAACGAATTAACAACACTATTTACGTGATACCGCCTGGTGATAGTGTTACCTTTTACCGCCGGGATGAGCCACGTTCTAATGGCACGCCCAGTGCACTGTTCATTGGCTTTGCAGACAGGGTAGTTGCTGCTGAATACATCAATAATGATAAATTTCTATCCGATATCATAATCAATTCGTCAGTCTGCGGATTTTTACTGTTTGCCGCAATATTTAATTTCTTTTTCTACTATACCGTTCGTGAAAAAGTTTACCTCTACTATGCAGTCTTGCTAGTACTTGTAGCAATCTCAAGCATTTCCCGACCTTTGGAGCACCTGGCACTTCGCGAGTACCCTACCCTGAGCGACCGGGTCTCAGGTATTATTTTGGTGTTTGTTTTCTATCTCGGTTTTATTTTGAGTGGGATGTTCCTGCGCACGTCGGAAAATTATCCGAAGTGGAACAAAGTATTTATGCCGCTCTGCCATTGCTTTGCAGCAGTTGCTACCCTGAACTATTTACTGCTTAATGCATCTAATCTTGTTCGTGGTGTTCTGACTGTAACGCTGGCGTTGATCACTGCGGTTATAGCCGTGGGCATTGTAGTTACTATTGTTACCGACATTATCAAGCGCCGTGCTGCCACCAGGCTTTTTGTGCTTGCAGTATCACCATTCATCTTTTGTTTTATAATGGTAGTAGTGGTTGGCATTGTGCTTAACCAAAATACATCCGTTATGGAGTATTTCACCAACTTTTCTCTTTTATGGGCAGTAATTGCCTTGTCATGGTCGTTATTCGGTCGTTTTAAGGACATTGAACAACAGAATACCTTACAAATTCTGGAAAACGAACGAATTGCGAGGGAAGCAGAACAGCAGAAGGCAAAGCTGATTGCAGAACAAAATGAATGGTTGGAGAAAGAAGTTACCGAGCGTACCGCGGAACTAAACCAATCGCTTACCGAACTTAAGCAGACGCAATCGCAGTTGATACAATCCGAAAAAATGGCATCGCTGGGGGAACTTACCGCTGGCATAGCACATGAGATACAAAATCCGCTGAATTTTGTAAACAACTTCTCCGAAGTAAGTATTGAACTAATTGACGAAATGGAGATAGAACTTGCCAACGGAGACAAGGAAGAGGCAATTGCTATCGCCGGCGATGTGAAGCAAAATTTGGAGAAAATAAGACACCACGGCCAACGCGCCGATAGCATTGTTAAAGGCATGCTTCAGCACAGCCGGGCTACGTCTGGACAGAAGGAGCCAACTGATCTTAATAAGCTGGCTGACGAATACCTGCGGCTTGCCTATCATGGTTTACGGGCGAAGGATAAATCATTTAATGCTGAACTTGTAATGGACTATGAAGAAAGTTTGCCAGCAGTAAATATTGTTCCGCAGGATGTAGGACGTGTACTATTAAATCTGTTTACCAATGCCTTTTATGCTACACAGCAAAAAGCAAAAGTTTCGGACAGCGGTTACAAGCCACAGGTTGAAGTTAGAACATACAGTACACCTTCCGGGGGCTGCGTAGTTTCGGTTGCAGATAACGGCACAGGCATACCGGCAGAAATACGAGACAAGATCATGCAGCCCTTTTTTACCACAAAGCCGACCGGTGAAGGTACAGGGCTTGGCTTATCACTTAGCTACGATATTGTAGTAAAGGGTCATAACGGCAAGATTGATGTAGAGACAGTACAAGGGCAGTATACCAAGTTTATAATTTGGCTCCCTGCCAAAACTTAA
- a CDS encoding response regulator encodes MKILVVDDEADVQPLFLQRFRKEIKNNEIEFSFAQSGEEALHYLEEKHSEVVLILSDINMPGMSGIELLTHIREDYTAPPPPVVMMITAYGDEENHRQAMEKGANDFLTKPLDFGVLKEKLKTYTGEQL; translated from the coding sequence ATGAAAATACTGGTAGTTGACGATGAAGCAGATGTACAGCCACTGTTCCTGCAACGTTTTCGCAAAGAGATAAAGAATAATGAAATCGAGTTTAGCTTTGCCCAGTCGGGGGAGGAAGCGCTTCATTACCTCGAAGAAAAGCACTCTGAGGTTGTACTGATACTTAGCGATATCAACATGCCTGGCATGAGCGGCATTGAGCTGTTAACACACATCCGCGAAGATTACACGGCACCACCACCACCTGTGGTGATGATGATAACCGCTTACGGAGATGAAGAGAACCACCGCCAGGCAATGGAGAAGGGCGCGAACGACTTTCTAACAAAGCCGCTTGACTTTGGCGTGCTAAAAGAAAAACTAAAAACCTACACCGGGGAACAATTGTAA
- a CDS encoding adenylate/guanylate cyclase domain-containing protein, producing MAKILVVDDEADLELLVKQKFRKKIRENIYEFVFAQNGEEALEKVKEHPDLDIILSDINMPVMDGLTLLSRLPEANPMVKAVVVSAYGDMQNIRTAMNRGAFDFVCKPVDFDDLDLTMQKTIEHVKQLQETIKAIKENNILKMYVDENVLNFMTHKEFENSLLKNEVIDATVMFVDVCGFTSITENVPANTVVELINGLFDKIVKEVVAQGGHVDKFMGDAVMAVFRGEYHLDRAIDAALAARHQLAGVQEITAGEKTFKPEISVGINSGEMVSGNIGSASLKRLDYTVIGDSVNLAQRLQSSAKAGQIIISEETYHKAKESFHCEKIGEVILKNKAKPVTIYEVME from the coding sequence ATGGCCAAGATTTTAGTTGTAGATGATGAGGCGGACCTGGAATTGCTTGTGAAGCAAAAGTTCCGGAAGAAGATAAGGGAAAATATCTACGAGTTTGTTTTTGCACAAAACGGCGAAGAAGCTTTAGAAAAAGTTAAAGAACATCCCGATCTCGATATAATCCTGAGCGATATAAACATGCCGGTAATGGACGGGCTTACCCTGTTAAGCCGATTGCCGGAAGCTAATCCTATGGTAAAAGCGGTAGTGGTTAGCGCTTATGGGGACATGCAGAACATCCGTACCGCTATGAACCGTGGCGCCTTTGATTTTGTATGTAAGCCGGTAGATTTTGATGATCTTGATCTTACAATGCAAAAGACTATCGAGCACGTAAAGCAGCTTCAGGAAACCATAAAGGCCATCAAAGAGAATAACATTCTCAAGATGTACGTGGATGAGAACGTGCTCAACTTTATGACTCATAAAGAGTTTGAAAACAGTTTATTAAAGAACGAAGTAATAGACGCTACGGTTATGTTTGTAGATGTTTGCGGCTTTACATCTATTACGGAGAATGTACCTGCCAACACGGTAGTTGAGCTCATAAACGGCTTGTTTGACAAAATTGTAAAAGAGGTAGTTGCCCAAGGCGGCCATGTAGATAAATTTATGGGCGATGCAGTGATGGCTGTTTTTCGTGGAGAATACCACCTTGACAGAGCGATAGATGCAGCCCTGGCGGCAAGACATCAACTTGCCGGCGTACAAGAGATAACTGCAGGCGAAAAAACCTTCAAACCCGAAATATCAGTTGGCATTAACTCCGGCGAGATGGTATCAGGAAACATTGGGTCAGCGTCTTTAAAGCGATTGGATTACACCGTCATTGGCGATTCTGTTAACTTGGCGCAACGTTTACAATCTTCAGCAAAGGCAGGACAAATAATTATTTCTGAAGAAACTTATCATAAAGCAAAAGAGTCGTTCCATTGTGAAAAGATAGGAGAGGTAATTCTTAAAAATAAGGCTAAACCTGTTACTATTTATGAAGTGATGGAATAA
- a CDS encoding AI-2E family transporter, translated as MDIADQKPAPRPRKELTYIEKVWHTVAIVALLVVVILIARVAFNVLLMVLAATLISTYFHGLGNIIQRKTGWSRKVAMSISVGGSFAIVGVLLWFIGARLQMQVAQLSHTLPSTISAAREKLSETPIGQQVLTYFDDNSGKIFITAQHFFSTSFGVLGNIYIIVFLALFFTASPSVYKNGFMILIPEKKKELWQCIMNRVNVSLKGWLKGMLLSMVLIFVMLTIGLTIMGIPAVLVLALFAGMLKIIPNFGSLVAMIPGVLLALTVSTNTAVIVALIYIVSQTIVSNIVTPIIQNKIINLPPALTIISQVIMGTLSGALGIILAVPLLAITVILADELYVKKINVVKRDVNAENVPLTD; from the coding sequence ATGGATATAGCTGATCAAAAACCCGCCCCAAGGCCACGCAAAGAACTAACATATATAGAAAAGGTATGGCACACTGTAGCAATTGTAGCATTGCTAGTAGTAGTGATACTTATAGCGAGAGTAGCGTTCAATGTATTGCTGATGGTGCTTGCCGCCACACTTATTTCTACTTACTTCCATGGGTTGGGCAACATTATCCAACGCAAAACAGGCTGGAGCCGTAAAGTAGCCATGTCTATATCTGTCGGCGGTTCTTTTGCCATTGTTGGGGTATTGCTGTGGTTTATTGGTGCACGCCTGCAAATGCAGGTAGCTCAGTTGAGCCATACCTTGCCTAGTACTATTAGTGCCGCCCGCGAAAAGTTGTCGGAAACACCAATTGGCCAACAGGTACTTACTTATTTTGATGATAACTCCGGCAAGATATTTATTACTGCCCAACATTTTTTCAGTACCAGTTTTGGCGTGCTGGGAAATATTTACATCATTGTTTTTCTCGCGTTATTCTTCACTGCAAGCCCGTCTGTGTACAAGAATGGATTTATGATATTAATCCCCGAAAAGAAAAAAGAACTGTGGCAATGTATTATGAACAGGGTAAACGTATCCTTAAAGGGATGGCTTAAGGGCATGTTGCTATCTATGGTGCTGATATTTGTGATGCTCACAATAGGCCTTACAATCATGGGGATTCCCGCTGTGCTTGTTTTAGCGCTTTTTGCGGGTATGCTCAAGATCATACCTAACTTTGGGTCGCTTGTAGCCATGATACCCGGTGTGCTGCTTGCACTGACAGTAAGTACAAATACAGCCGTTATTGTAGCGCTTATTTATATTGTCTCGCAAACTATCGTCAGCAATATTGTAACCCCCATTATTCAGAACAAGATTATTAATTTACCGCCTGCTTTAACCATTATCAGCCAGGTTATCATGGGAACCTTGTCTGGCGCGTTAGGCATAATCCTGGCGGTGCCGTTGCTTGCTATAACGGTTATACTGGCGGATGAACTGTACGTAAAAAAGATAAATGTAGTAAAGCGCGATGTGAATGCGGAAAATGTTCCGTTGACGGATTAA
- a CDS encoding serine/threonine-protein kinase: protein MSKVFTIAEGLENLGALRTGGQGSVYKGKRTGTIYSAVKLIPTPILNESGDDKNYRNFLNEVAKLQKVNEIPNPNIVKILSSGVTDTGSFPFIEMEYIEGPDLSELLQPPHDKIFTLKELIKVADQLACALAHCHKVGVKHGDIKSNNVKYNIHTGNYVLLDFGLAIMSEEQRRSSIRHAGAVEFMAPEQHEGKMLLQTDVYSYGVILYELLAGQVPFPLSGNGDTGRNSVMVNHMETDIPDPIRSRKLNMPEEWDEKKIRQEMQVPAWLLNLINKCLQKNPDDRFKDGSELHDAIVAGSLSSTNGNVAVGAATATESVAALKADNQKLQQQLLELQNAQPVIDQELAEPLDNSKMVVSKLGFNALVALLVLFVLFSVYSVFIKKDARLPNNTTTQDSVQTNSDTTLMNNPQYEDSARLETERKRILKLRRDSIKHRRDSIIKASIDSVAVDSSRADTSNDSPF from the coding sequence ATGAGTAAAGTATTTACCATTGCAGAAGGATTAGAAAATTTAGGCGCTTTGCGTACCGGCGGGCAAGGCTCGGTATATAAAGGAAAGCGGACAGGTACCATCTATTCCGCCGTAAAACTCATACCGACACCAATCCTTAACGAAAGCGGCGATGATAAAAATTACCGAAACTTCTTAAATGAAGTAGCTAAACTGCAAAAGGTAAACGAAATACCTAATCCGAACATTGTAAAAATACTCAGCTCAGGTGTAACAGATACCGGCTCGTTTCCTTTCATAGAGATGGAATACATTGAGGGGCCTGATCTAAGTGAATTGCTGCAGCCGCCGCATGATAAGATATTTACGCTGAAAGAGCTAATTAAAGTTGCTGATCAGCTAGCTTGCGCACTTGCGCACTGCCATAAGGTTGGGGTAAAGCACGGCGATATCAAGAGCAATAATGTAAAATACAACATCCATACAGGCAATTACGTGTTGCTCGACTTTGGCTTGGCTATCATGAGCGAAGAACAACGCCGCAGCAGCATACGTCATGCCGGCGCGGTTGAATTTATGGCGCCGGAGCAGCATGAAGGAAAAATGCTGCTGCAGACAGATGTTTACAGTTACGGTGTTATCCTTTACGAATTGCTTGCGGGTCAGGTACCTTTCCCACTGTCTGGGAACGGCGATACCGGGCGGAACTCTGTTATGGTGAACCATATGGAAACCGATATACCGGATCCGATACGCTCCCGTAAGTTAAATATGCCTGAGGAGTGGGACGAAAAGAAGATCCGACAGGAAATGCAGGTTCCTGCGTGGTTGCTTAACCTCATCAATAAATGCCTTCAAAAGAATCCCGATGACCGTTTTAAAGATGGTTCTGAACTGCATGATGCAATAGTTGCAGGTAGCTTATCATCTACAAACGGGAATGTTGCGGTCGGAGCTGCTACTGCTACAGAGAGCGTTGCAGCGCTCAAAGCAGATAATCAAAAGCTACAGCAACAATTGCTTGAACTTCAAAACGCGCAACCCGTAATAGATCAGGAACTGGCAGAGCCCTTGGACAACTCTAAGATGGTTGTTTCTAAACTCGGCTTCAACGCACTGGTGGCATTGCTGGTGCTGTTTGTACTCTTCTCTGTGTATTCGGTATTCATTAAAAAGGATGCACGACTTCCTAACAACACCACTACTCAAGACTCTGTTCAAACTAATTCTGATACCACGTTGATGAATAATCCGCAATACGAAGACTCTGCACGATTGGAGACAGAACGGAAGCGTATTTTAAAATTGCGTCGTGATTCCATCAAGCATAGAAGAGATAGTATTATTAAGGCTTCTATAGACAGCGTTGCTGTGGACAGCAGCAGGGCAGATACATCTAACGATTCGCCGTTTTAA
- a CDS encoding protein phosphatase 2C domain-containing protein, translating into MAENFFGLTDTGKVRSNNEDTFIATRLDKSLVLASVIDGVGGYNGGEVAAAIAREQILDHLSETKENFVFAMIEAIRKANSAITAKKQEVKELDSMACVATLAVTDIPNNLFYYAHVGDTRLYLLRDGSLVKISKDHSFVGFLEDSGRISEREAMDHPKRNEINKALGFSSQIDADDSFIETGQSPFLPGDMLLLCSDGLTDMVDKGEITNIITQPIPLAEKAGKLIQAANKNGGHDNITVVLVQNDKKPQPQAATIPVVELKENTEPPPEVKKEYQNVTSAIKEKQQKPMPEKKSNLYAVIISILCLFFIGASVYYYLQWQKEINKSVTKPEAIAVTKEKSPRNSEEIKLQNAINMMKTDTLVLSDTSFKQPLIISDTLDISRAKFFIRVKGNLAIQADTAYNAPAFILKSGVRAAGFTNLKLKGFTAGIASGNIPLYLRNVEFSDCKTPVQKNYGLPSGRAVTEIFPAAALYADSVNKTVKPQNGSR; encoded by the coding sequence ATGGCTGAAAACTTTTTTGGACTAACAGACACCGGTAAGGTGCGCAGCAATAACGAGGATACCTTTATTGCTACGCGGCTGGACAAAAGCCTTGTACTGGCAAGTGTTATAGACGGTGTTGGGGGGTATAATGGCGGCGAAGTAGCAGCAGCTATTGCACGCGAGCAGATACTGGATCACCTGAGCGAAACCAAAGAGAACTTTGTATTTGCAATGATAGAGGCTATACGCAAAGCGAATAGTGCCATTACTGCTAAAAAACAAGAAGTTAAAGAGTTGGACAGCATGGCTTGTGTAGCTACTCTGGCTGTTACCGACATCCCTAATAACTTGTTCTACTATGCGCATGTTGGCGATACACGCTTATACCTGCTGCGCGATGGCTCATTGGTTAAGATATCCAAAGATCATTCTTTCGTAGGCTTTCTTGAAGACTCTGGGCGCATAAGCGAGCGCGAAGCCATGGACCACCCTAAACGTAATGAGATCAACAAAGCGCTGGGTTTTTCCAGCCAGATAGATGCTGACGATAGTTTTATTGAAACAGGTCAATCGCCGTTTCTGCCCGGAGATATGCTGCTGCTGTGCAGCGATGGGCTCACCGATATGGTGGATAAGGGAGAGATCACCAATATTATTACACAGCCAATTCCCTTAGCTGAAAAGGCTGGTAAGCTTATACAGGCCGCCAATAAAAATGGTGGTCACGATAACATAACTGTAGTGCTGGTGCAGAACGACAAGAAGCCTCAGCCGCAAGCAGCAACAATACCAGTTGTAGAGCTTAAGGAAAATACCGAACCGCCGCCAGAGGTAAAGAAAGAATATCAAAATGTAACCTCGGCGATTAAAGAAAAGCAACAAAAACCAATGCCTGAAAAAAAAAGCAATTTGTACGCTGTGATCATCAGCATCTTGTGCCTGTTCTTTATAGGTGCTTCTGTTTATTACTACCTGCAATGGCAAAAGGAAATTAACAAAAGTGTAACCAAACCGGAGGCTATTGCCGTAACAAAGGAAAAGTCGCCACGCAATTCTGAAGAGATCAAACTGCAAAATGCCATTAACATGATGAAGACAGATACGCTTGTATTGTCCGACACGTCGTTCAAACAGCCCTTGATCATCAGCGATACGCTGGATATTAGCCGCGCTAAGTTTTTCATTCGTGTAAAAGGTAATCTAGCCATACAGGCAGACACTGCTTATAATGCGCCTGCATTTATACTCAAAAGTGGCGTTAGGGCTGCTGGCTTTACCAACCTAAAGTTAAAGGGTTTTACGGCAGGTATAGCGTCCGGCAATATACCGTTGTACCTGCGTAATGTGGAGTTTAGCGACTGCAAAACACCAGTACAAAAGAATTATGGATTACCAAGCGGCAGAGCCGTAACGGAAATATTCCCGGCAGCGGCACTTTATGCCGATTCTGTTAATAAAACTGTTAAGCCCCAAAATGGAAGCAGATAA